In Fervidobacterium sp., a single window of DNA contains:
- a CDS encoding methyl-accepting chemotaxis protein: MKIRTVLVFFYPLLIVIVVTLLLFMNLTIHQFTMVNWMNFLENELKSDFESKVLLEQEKAEIVVKTLLKDKNILEAFEKKDRQKLIEYVMSYAEIYKDSGIYQIHFHDENVVSFLRTSNLEKYGDDLKGYRKDIIRVKETKQPVYSISVGAMGAMIRYIVPVIVEKKYIGSVEANVKIEKTFAQKFSGDVIIKLFFDENKNKVDLVNKSRQDMEDFTTLFDEKRILEGKIIKFMKGGYVYISFPIKDYNGDVFAAFYRKIDAKSLHRHIQVNTVITVSVSLALLILSIYLSRKIAKNFEKRLQHLVSEVHKISEGNLNLELSFKTDDEISNLGENIRIATEKLKMILSEIKQLTNRSISKDIQLSKISENVVAAASSASEIMAMSENTEKASIELDKSIEEFAAYLQESRAEVEVTVQKIKDFTDTIEKITTSYSQLTDLVETLGNLAEKITEIADNITVLAINASIETSKQMIDRDGLSRIAEMIMELSNASRTLAKESKISLDSVEKTVTNTVLVTEKIIKDLTGVRDSLDLISNVTSALTQNVEKLIKISKTTHNSVEQMYGGVEQLEESIVNIKVEIENLSKSFKEIIEAFRKLEL; this comes from the coding sequence ATGAAAATAAGAACCGTCTTGGTTTTTTTCTATCCGTTGTTAATAGTCATTGTTGTGACTTTGCTTTTATTTATGAATTTAACAATTCACCAATTTACCATGGTTAACTGGATGAATTTCCTGGAAAATGAACTGAAAAGTGACTTTGAATCTAAGGTGTTGCTTGAACAAGAAAAAGCAGAAATAGTAGTAAAAACTTTATTGAAAGACAAAAACATTTTAGAAGCTTTCGAGAAAAAGGACAGACAAAAACTTATAGAGTATGTAATGTCTTATGCTGAAATTTATAAAGATTCCGGAATCTATCAGATCCACTTTCACGATGAAAATGTGGTATCTTTTCTAAGAACATCTAACTTGGAGAAATACGGAGACGATCTAAAAGGCTATAGGAAAGACATAATAAGGGTAAAAGAAACTAAGCAGCCCGTTTACTCAATATCCGTAGGTGCGATGGGAGCTATGATAAGATACATAGTACCTGTAATAGTTGAGAAAAAATACATAGGAAGCGTTGAAGCGAATGTCAAAATTGAGAAAACTTTCGCACAAAAATTTTCTGGTGATGTAATAATAAAACTCTTTTTTGATGAAAACAAAAATAAAGTAGATTTAGTGAATAAATCCCGTCAAGACATGGAAGACTTCACCACACTGTTCGACGAAAAGAGAATTCTTGAAGGCAAAATAATAAAATTTATGAAAGGTGGATATGTTTATATATCTTTTCCTATAAAAGATTACAACGGAGATGTTTTTGCAGCCTTTTACAGGAAGATCGATGCAAAAAGCCTCCATAGACATATTCAGGTGAACACTGTAATCACTGTATCGGTAAGCTTAGCGTTACTAATCCTTTCCATCTATTTGAGTAGAAAAATCGCGAAAAACTTCGAAAAAAGGTTACAGCATTTAGTTTCAGAGGTTCATAAAATTTCCGAGGGAAATTTAAATTTGGAGCTAAGTTTTAAAACTGACGATGAGATATCGAATTTGGGAGAGAACATTAGGATCGCAACAGAAAAGCTGAAAATGATACTCAGTGAGATAAAACAGCTTACAAATAGGAGTATCAGCAAAGATATACAATTGTCAAAAATTTCCGAAAATGTTGTTGCAGCAGCTTCTTCTGCATCGGAAATCATGGCCATGAGTGAAAATACTGAGAAAGCATCCATAGAGCTTGATAAATCAATCGAAGAATTTGCTGCGTATCTTCAAGAAAGCAGAGCAGAAGTTGAGGTAACGGTTCAAAAAATTAAAGACTTTACAGACACCATAGAAAAAATAACAACTTCTTATTCACAACTTACAGACCTTGTAGAAACACTTGGCAATTTAGCAGAAAAGATAACGGAAATAGCTGATAATATAACCGTTCTTGCGATAAACGCCTCTATAGAGACAAGTAAGCAAATGATAGACAGGGATGGACTTTCAAGAATTGCTGAGATGATAATGGAACTCTCAAATGCCTCAAGAACACTTGCCAAGGAATCTAAAATATCTTTGGACAGTGTTGAAAAGACAGTAACCAATACAGTCTTAGTAACTGAAAAGATAATAAAGGATCTAACTGGTGTCAGAGATTCTCTTGACTTGATTTCAAACGTAACGTCAGCATTGACGCAAAATGTGGAAAAGTTGATTAAAATCTCAAAAACCACCCACAACTCTGTCGAACAAATGTACGGTGGTGTTGAACAGCTTGAAGAATCCATTGTGAACATAAAAGTAGAAATAGAGAATCTTTCAAAGTCTTTTAAAGAGATTATCGAAGCTTTTAGGAAGCTTGA
- a CDS encoding nucleoside-diphosphate sugar epimerase: MEGFEFFEYSPLFRQMMILQALSEGLTSHSEIALKAGIVPSLVNKYLRDFLNEELVKKERGKYKLTSQGIIKLNYLRLAYLSEISNLYKDIETKFQDIFLKLVGKRDICIYGAGVVGKMIFTLLANKEKFNLVAFLDEDNEKIGKKIEGIPILSLNTLIQVDAVIVASFKNAETMMEKALKHGFKNVYTVEFLKDRLRLIWRG; the protein is encoded by the coding sequence ATGGAAGGATTTGAATTCTTTGAATATTCGCCCCTTTTCAGACAGATGATGATATTGCAAGCATTGTCAGAAGGTTTGACATCGCACAGCGAGATTGCACTAAAGGCAGGTATTGTTCCTTCGCTTGTTAACAAATATCTGAGAGACTTCTTAAATGAAGAATTAGTGAAAAAGGAAAGAGGGAAATACAAATTAACTTCACAAGGTATAATCAAGCTGAACTACCTCCGTTTAGCTTATCTTTCTGAAATATCAAATTTATACAAGGATATTGAGACCAAATTCCAAGATATCTTTCTAAAACTTGTTGGAAAAAGAGACATATGTATATATGGTGCCGGTGTTGTTGGTAAAATGATTTTTACATTACTTGCCAACAAAGAAAAATTCAATTTGGTAGCCTTTCTTGATGAAGACAATGAAAAAATAGGTAAAAAGATTGAGGGAATACCAATTTTGTCACTAAACACCTTGATCCAAGTAGATGCTGTAATTGTAGCATCCTTTAAAAATGCAGAAACAATGATGGAAAAAGCGCTGAAACACGGATTTAAAAACGTTTACACGGTTGAATTTCTGAAAGACAGGTTAAGATTAATATGGAGGGGTTGA
- a CDS encoding methyl-accepting chemotaxis protein — protein MKLNLKYAFIIAALIFGSIGTLLLFLMPHVANIIEDIALTSFLSEIKSFAKLKNYDFLFTGKPHFGYYYVLDNEGITVQHTDSSKIGIDAKTSVPGLFEYMKEKKEGIYSYVYQNIKRYIAFTYDGEKYLAHAATEDDLFKGLKKINSTILSLFLPISIISSLAIGYFFGELLLKPTKRQYLATNNLLRNVSENIVSTASSTAEIKSLAQNTEMASLELDKAVEEFAAYFEESRAEIETTLYKLKDFTNTIEEITHSVTELTKLVESITGFVEKITEVSDNITVLAINASIETSKESIDREGLSRIAEMIMELSNSTRSLAKESKNSLKDVEKVVASTVFVTEKISKDLNQVRESLGLINQITQASTQNTERLSKISRATHESVEQLYAGVEQLEEAVNGIKLEIEKFGNMFKGIKF, from the coding sequence AACAAGCTTTCTAAGTGAGATAAAATCGTTTGCGAAGTTAAAAAATTATGACTTTTTGTTCACTGGAAAACCTCATTTCGGATATTACTACGTATTGGACAATGAGGGAATAACCGTTCAACATACTGATTCGTCGAAAATCGGTATAGATGCCAAAACTTCAGTACCTGGACTCTTTGAGTATATGAAAGAAAAAAAGGAAGGTATATATTCTTATGTATATCAAAATATAAAAAGATACATAGCATTTACCTACGATGGAGAAAAATACCTTGCCCACGCGGCAACAGAAGACGATCTCTTCAAGGGGCTAAAAAAGATAAATTCAACAATTCTTAGCTTATTTTTACCAATTTCTATAATATCTTCTCTCGCAATTGGCTACTTTTTTGGCGAACTACTTCTCAAACCAACTAAGAGACAATACTTAGCAACGAACAATTTATTGAGGAACGTTTCAGAAAACATAGTTTCAACTGCTTCTTCAACTGCTGAAATTAAATCATTGGCCCAAAACACAGAAATGGCATCCCTAGAGTTAGACAAAGCAGTAGAAGAATTCGCCGCATACTTTGAGGAAAGTAGAGCAGAGATTGAAACTACTTTGTACAAATTGAAAGATTTTACGAACACAATTGAAGAAATAACACACTCCGTCACTGAACTCACAAAACTAGTAGAGTCAATAACTGGTTTTGTCGAAAAGATAACTGAAGTTTCTGACAATATTACTGTGCTTGCGATTAATGCATCTATAGAAACAAGTAAGGAGAGCATTGATAGAGAGGGTTTATCACGGATTGCAGAAATGATCATGGAACTTTCAAATTCAACACGTTCACTCGCGAAAGAATCCAAGAATTCTTTAAAAGATGTGGAAAAGGTTGTAGCATCAACGGTATTTGTAACCGAGAAGATATCAAAAGATTTGAACCAAGTCAGAGAATCTCTTGGCCTTATAAATCAAATAACACAGGCATCAACGCAAAATACAGAAAGGTTATCAAAAATCTCAAGGGCTACTCACGAATCTGTTGAACAACTTTACGCAGGTGTTGAACAGCTTGAAGAAGCTGTTAATGGGATAAAATTGGAAATAGAAAAATTCGGTAATATGTTTAAAGGGATAAAATTCTAA